Proteins found in one Methylobacter sp. S3L5C genomic segment:
- a CDS encoding universal stress protein, whose amino-acid sequence MESYTHILLAVDFYEHCEVVANRAKDLALKYQAKLSIIHVVDSLPITDASYGGDIPFNMDITTELMTGAKKRLAKLAEKLAVTEDRQWLEMGSPKTEIVRVAEENKVDLIVVGSHGRHGLALLLGSTANGVLHHANCDVLAVRLLDDE is encoded by the coding sequence ATGGAAAGCTATACACATATTTTATTGGCAGTGGATTTTTACGAACACTGTGAAGTTGTTGCAAACAGGGCGAAGGATTTGGCTCTTAAATATCAGGCAAAGCTGAGTATTATTCATGTGGTGGATAGTTTGCCGATTACGGATGCCAGTTATGGGGGGGATATTCCTTTTAACATGGATATAACAACAGAGTTAATGACCGGGGCGAAAAAAAGACTGGCTAAATTGGCTGAAAAGCTGGCTGTTACCGAAGACAGGCAATGGTTGGAAATGGGCAGTCCCAAGACAGAAATAGTAAGGGTTGCCGAAGAAAACAAGGTAGATTTAATTGTTGTTGGTTCCCATGGTCGACATGGCTTGGCTTTGTTGCTGGGGTCGACTGCCAACGGGGTGCTACATCATGCAAATTGTGATGTGTTGGCGGTGCGTTTGCTGGATGATGAATAG